Genomic DNA from SAR202 cluster bacterium:
ATTACGGTTTATTATGAGGATAAGGGTTACAGGCCGCGTGCTGGACTCCGCTTCCGGCGAGGGTATGCCGGGCATGCTGGTGACGAATGGAGAGACATCTGTCAGGACAGGCGCCGGAGGCCAGTTTGACCTGGGCGTTGAGCCCGGCGCGCACTCCTTCGTTTACGTGAGCGTGCCGGACACGCGCCGTGCAGCGGGCCCCTTTTACCGCCAGGCGCCGGACAGGGACGCTGACCTGACATTCGTGCTGGACCCCGCATTTGAGCGGGCCCGGCGGACGTTCACACTGGCGCAAATATCCGACACGCATGTGGTTGTTGAGGATGTGCACCGTCCGCTGGGGGCGACGCTGACGAAGGATTCCGGAAACCTGCTCGCGGCAGACCTTAAACGGATGGAGCGGGAGACCGCGCCGGCGCTGGTGCTCGGGACGGGAGACCTGACGGACTGCTGCGACTCTTGTCACCACCCTGGAGCAGGGGGCGGATTCGAAGCTCTCTTCGTTCAGCGAGGCACTCTGGTGGGCCGTGGTCACAATCACAACCGTAGGCTACGGAGACGTCGTGCCGGTTACGGCGGCGGGTCGGGGCGTTGCCTTTGGCCTGATGCTCGTGGGTATTACGTTATTCGGCGCTGTGACTGCTAACCTTGCGTCCTTCCTGGTGAAGAGCGAGGACCCCAAGGAGGCGATGCTGAAGGAGCTGCTTGCCGAGGTAAAGACCCTGAAGGAAGAGCTTGCCCGCGAAAAGGCCGAGGCGTAGACACCCACACACCATGCGACCATTCTCATTTCTCTTGCCAAAGCCGGTATTGACCGAAAAAGAGCAGGACCGCGGCCTGCGCATGATGACGTGGCAGGCCATCGCGGGGTCCGGCGCGGGGGGCGTCATCTCCGGCGGGTTCGTCACCGCTTTTGCGTTGTTGTTGGGCGCCAACAACTTCCAGATTGGGGCGATGACGGCAATCCCGTTCGTTGCGCAAATGGCGCAAATCCTCGTCGTCATCCTTGTCGAGAAGACTCGGATGCGCAAAGCCATCTGCACGGTGGCCTACTTTCTCGCCTACCTCATTTGGATACCAACCGCGCTCATCCCGTTCATGATCGACGTCCCGTCACCCGGGGCAGTTGCGATTCTCCTCGTGTTCGTGTCTGCGCGCGGCATAGTAAACGCGTTTGTGAACTCCACGTGGAATAGCTGGCAGCGAGACCTCCTGCGTCCGAGCACTATGGGCCGTTTTCTGTCCGAGCGCATGAAGCTAGCTACAATCGCCGCGGTGGTCGCGGGCATAGCGGCTGCTATATACATCGACTACTGGAAGGAGGCGCGGCCGCCGAGCGAGGAGCTGCTAGGGTATTCCCTCGCGATAATTGTCGGCATTGTCCTTTTTGCCATTCCGTGCGGCATATTCGTGTCACTGATGCCGGAACCGCGGATGGCCATGCCGGAAGGCAAGCGCCCGCCGATCGCCAAGACACTTTCGGCGCCACTTCGGGACGCGAACTACCGCAGATTGGTCAGCTTTCTGTTCCTATGGAACAGCGCCGCGTACCTGGCGATCCCATTCTTCGCCGTTTACATGCTTGTCCGGCTGGAGATGCCCGTTTCGTTCGTTGTCAGTATGGGCGTTTTCAGCCAGGTCACCAACATCCTGTTCCTCAAAGTGTGGGGCAGGTTTGTTGACAAGTACGGGGGCAAGGCGGTGATGTCGCTAACCTACACCCTCCACATGTTCGTCGTCCTCGGATGGGCGTTCGTGTCGGTGCCGTCCAGCAAGATCGTCGTGATCCCAATGATCATATTCCTGCATGGCCTGCTTGGAATCGCCAACGCGGGTATAAACGTCAGCACGATGACCGTCAGAATAAAGCTTGCGCCGCCCGCGCAGTCGATGGCGTATCTCACCAGCGCGTCTCTGGCCGGGAACGTCGGCGCAGGAGTGGGCCCGCTGCTGGGAGGGTTCTTTGCGGACTTCTTCAGCGTTCGCGAGTTCGAGATAGCGTTGCGTTGGATTGACCCGTCACGCAACGTAGAGTTTCCGGCCGTGCACCTCACCGGGTTCGACTTCCTCTTCGTGGTCTCGTTCGTCTTTGGAATGGCGATGATGAACATCCTTTCAAGGGTGAAGGAAGAGGGAGAGGTGAAGTCCGAGGTCGTGTTGACGGAGCTGATGGAACAGACTCGCGGCAACCTGCGGGCACTTCAGCCTGTTCCGGTCATCGGCATAATGTCTCACATGCCTTCCAGATTGAAGCACGTCCCTCACTTCGGCGGTCTCGATATAGCGATCGGCGTCACCACGTACCAGATAGCAGCCTCCACCCGGTCCGCCGTGGAGGCGGTTGTGCGAGGCAAGACGGCGGCAAAAGACATAGGTCATAAAGTGAGCAACGCGGTATCCAAGGCCGTGGACCAGGTTGAGGACGTGGGCAAGCACGGGGCGGAGGTGGCGCGCCACGCCACGGTGGGGGCACTTCACGCCGTGGGAGATGTCGGCGAGAACCTGGAGAAGCTCACTCATGAGGTTGTGACCGGCACCCTGGACGCACTAGCCAAGTCCTCAATAGACCCCACGGACGCCCTGTGGGGGGTGGGTTACGGAAGCGTGCAGGGGGCGACCGCCGCTGGGGCGGACCCGACGGAGGTGGCCGCGCAGGCGATTGAGAGCGCGCGGAAGGCGGCGGGAGGGCTCGGCCTTACTGAGGACCATGCGATCGCAATCGCCTCAAAGGGCGCCATGGACGCCGCAACGGAGATGGACGGAAATACAGCCTCCCAGGTAAAGCAGAAGCTTGAGACGACAGCGATAAACCTGGCCGAGGCGAGAAAGCAGTACCTTGAGGGCGAAAGCCAACGCTGAGAACGCCCAGTTACCGGCCTACACCGAAAGACAACCCCGCGCCACGGGTGTTACCATTTAGCGCATGCGTCTTTCAGATACCTTGCCGCGTGAGCGGCGTCGCTTCGACGGCCTCATCGTCGCCTCTGTGCTTTTCGTCGCCGCGGGCGTAACCATCGGCAACAGCCAGTACACCTTCGGCCTCTTCGTCGGCCCCATTGAGGAGACATTCGGATGGCAGCGTACTGCCATCAACGCGTCTATCTCCTTCATGGCTATCGGCAGCATTGCCTCACCGTTCATTGGCCGCGCCA
This window encodes:
- a CDS encoding two pore domain potassium channel family protein, yielding MEQGADSKLSSFSEALWWAVVTITTVGYGDVVPVTAAGRGVAFGLMLVGITLFGAVTANLASFLVKSEDPKEAMLKELLAEVKTLKEELAREKAEA
- a CDS encoding MFS transporter, with product MTEKEQDRGLRMMTWQAIAGSGAGGVISGGFVTAFALLLGANNFQIGAMTAIPFVAQMAQILVVILVEKTRMRKAICTVAYFLAYLIWIPTALIPFMIDVPSPGAVAILLVFVSARGIVNAFVNSTWNSWQRDLLRPSTMGRFLSERMKLATIAAVVAGIAAAIYIDYWKEARPPSEELLGYSLAIIVGIVLFAIPCGIFVSLMPEPRMAMPEGKRPPIAKTLSAPLRDANYRRLVSFLFLWNSAAYLAIPFFAVYMLVRLEMPVSFVVSMGVFSQVTNILFLKVWGRFVDKYGGKAVMSLTYTLHMFVVLGWAFVSVPSSKIVVIPMIIFLHGLLGIANAGINVSTMTVRIKLAPPAQSMAYLTSASLAGNVGAGVGPLLGGFFADFFSVREFEIALRWIDPSRNVEFPAVHLTGFDFLFVVSFVFGMAMMNILSRVKEEGEVKSEVVLTELMEQTRGNLRALQPVPVIGIMSHMPSRLKHVPHFGGLDIAIGVTTYQIAASTRSAVEAVVRGKTAAKDIGHKVSNAVSKAVDQVEDVGKHGAEVARHATVGALHAVGDVGENLEKLTHEVVTGTLDALAKSSIDPTDALWGVGYGSVQGATAAGADPTEVAAQAIESARKAAGGLGLTEDHAIAIASKGAMDAATEMDGNTASQVKQKLETTAINLAEARKQYLEGESQR